ACGCGGGCGTTGATTTTGCCCATCAGCACGGGATTCCGGTGCTGATTACCGACCACCATCTGCCCGGCGAGACCTTACCGGCTGCTGAAGCGATCGTGAATCCCAATCTGCCAGACTGCAACTTCCCCTCGCGCGCGCTGGCGGGTGTCGGCGTGGCGTTCTATCTGATGCTGGCGCTGCGCGCGCATCTGCGCACCCAGGGATGGTTTGGCACCACGCGCACGGAACCGAATCTGGCGGAGATGCTGGATCTGGTGGCGCTTGGCACGGTTGCCGATGTGGTGCCGCTCGACGTTAACAACCGCATTCTGGTGTGGCAGGGGCTCAGCCGCATCCGCGCCGGAAAATGCCGGCCCGGCATCCGGGCGCTGCTGGAGATTGCGAATCGTGATGCCCGTCAGCTGGCGGCCAGCGATCTCGGCTTTGCGCTGGGGCCTCGGCTCAACGCCGCAGGCCGGCTCGACGATATGTCGGTGGGCGTGGCGCTGTTAATGACTGACGATCTCAGCCAGGCGCGGATGTTAGCCAGCGAGCTGGACGCGCTGAACCAGACGCGCAAAGAGATAGAGCAGGGCATGCAGAGCGAAGCGCTGGCGCTCTGTCAGGCGCTGGAGCGTGAGCAGAGCGATCTGCCGCTGGGGCTGGCCTTCTATCATCCCGAATGGCATCAGGGCGTGGTGGGCATTCTCGCCTCCCGTCTCAAAGAGCGCTTCCATCGCCCTGTGATTGCCTTTGCGCCGGCGGGCGACGGCACGCTGAAAGGCTCGGGCCGTTCGATTGCCGGTCTGCATCTGCGCGATGCGCTGGAGCGTCTGGATACGCTGAATCCCGGTCTGATGATGAAGTTCGGCGGTCACGCCATGGCGGCCGGCTTATCGCTGGAAACCGCACGTTACGAGGAGTTTCGTCAGCGCTTTGCCGACCTGGTCGGAGAGTGGCTGGATGGCGAATCGCTGCAGGGCATTATCTGGTCAGATGGCGCGTTACAGCCGCAGGAGTTTTCCCTGCAGACCGCCGAGATGCTGCGCGAAGCCGGTCCCTGGGGCCAGGCGTTCCCGGAACCCGCGTTTGACGGCAAATTTAAACTGCTGCAACAGCGGCTGGTGGGCGAGCGACATCTGAAAGTGATGGTTGAGCCGCTGGACGGCGGTCCGCTGATCGACGGCATCGCCTTTAATGTCGATACCACGCTGTGGCCCGACAGCAGCATTCGTCAGGTTGAACTGGCCTACAAGCTGGATATCAATGAGTACCGCGGTAACCGCTCAGTGCAGCTAATCATCGACCATATCTGGCCGCTGAACTGAGTTAAACAGGGCGCGCGCGTCTCCGGCTACGGCAGAGACGCGTCAGCCTGATTATCCCCGGCCTTAACCTGCTGCGCGCGAGGATGCCGCACAAATGCGAGCCCTCTCGCAACCACGGCATCAGCCTGCTGTCTCAGCGCTACAATCTGCCGCCAGTTTCGGGTAAACTTATGCGTTAATTTTCCTGTCCCATCGAACATAAGAAAGACGCTAAAGCCATGTTTGAAATCAACCCGGTCAAAAACCGTATTCAGGACCTCAGTGAGCGCAGCGACGTTCTTCGGGGGTATCTTTGACTACGATGCCAAGAAAGAACGCCTCGAAGAAGTAAACGCCGAGCTGGAACAGCCCGATGTCTGGAACGAACCTGAGCGTGCTCAGGCGCTGGGCAAAGAGCGCTCCTCGCTGGAAGCGATCGTGCAGACGCTGGATCAGATGTCGCAGGGCCTGGAAGATGTGCAGGGTCTGCTTGAACTGGCGGTAGAAGCGGAAGACGAAGAGACTTTCGACGAAGCGGTTGCCGAGCTCGATGTCCTTGAGGGCAAGCTGGGCGAACTGGAGTTCCGCCGCATGTTCTCTGGCGAGTATGACAGCGCCGACTGCTATATCGATCTGCAGGCGGGTTCCGGCGGCACCGAAGCGCAGGACTGGGCCAGCATGCTGATGCGTATGTATCTGCGTTGGGCCGAAGCGAAAGGCTTCAAAACCGAAATTATCGAAGAGTCTGAAGGTGAAGTCGCGGGCATCAAGTCTGTGACCATTCGCGTATCAGGCGACTATGCCTTTGGCTGGTTGCGCACCGAAACCGGCGTGCATCGCCTGGTGCGTAAGAGCCCGTTTGACTCCGGCGGTCGTCGTCACACCTCATTCAGCTCTGCCTTTATTTACCCGGAAGTCGATGACGATATTGATATCGACATCAACCCAGCCGATCTGCGCATTGACGTTTATCGTGCGTCGGGTGCGGGCGGCCAGCACGTTAACCGGACAGAATCTGCGGTGCGTATTACCCATATTCCAACCGGTACCGTCACCCAGTGTCAGAATGACCGTTCTCAGCACAAGAACAAAGATCAGGCGATGAAGCAGATGAAAGCGAAGCTGTACGAGCTTGAGATGCAAAAGAAAAATGCTGAGAAACAGGCGCTGGAGGACAACAAGTCCGACATTGGCTGGGGCAGTCAGATCCGTTCTTACGTTCTCGATGATGCTCGCATCAAAGATCTGCGCACCGGCGTAGAGACGCGTAACACCCAGGCGGTGCTGGACGGCGATCTGGATCGATTCATTGAAGCTAGTTTAAAAGCAGGGTTATAGACATGTCTGAACAACAACCGCAGAGCGCTGATGCCGCCGTTGAGTTAAATAACGAACTGAAAACGCGCCGCGAAAAGCTGAGCGCGCTGCGAGCCAACGGTCTGGCGTTTCCCAACGATTTCCGTCGTGACAGCCTTTCAAACCAGCTGCTGGAAAGCTATGGCGAGAAGAGCAACGAAGAGCTGGAAGCGCTGGGTATCGAAGTCAGCGTCGCCGGACGCATGATGACCCGTCGTATCATGGGTAAAGCCTCTTTCGTCACCCTGCAGGATGTGGGCGGCCGGATTCAGCTTTACGTCTCGCGTGACGATCTGGCTGAAGGCATCTACAACGAGCAGTTCAAGAAATGGGACCTCGGCGATATCCTGGGTGCGCGTGGCAAACTGTTCAGAACCAAAACCGGCGAACTGTCGATTCACTGTTCAGAACTGCGTCTGCTGACCAAAGCGCTGCGTCCGCTGCCGGACAAATTCCACGGCCTGGCCGATCAGGAAACCCGTTACCGTCAGCGTTACCTTGATCTGATCGCCAACGAAGAGTCACGCAACACCTTCAAAATTCGTTCGCAGATTATGGCCGGCATTCGCCAGTTCATGGTAGGCCGCGACTTTATGGAAGTGGAAACCCCGATGATGCAGGTGATCCCGGGTGGCGCCTCTGCGCGACCGTTCATCACCCATCACAATGCGCTGGATATCGACATGTACCTGCGTATTGCACCAGAGCTCTATCTGAAGCGTCTGGTGGTAGGCGGCTTCGATCGCGTGTTCGAGATCAACCGTAACTTCCGTAACGAAGGTATTTCGCCACGTCATAACCCAGAGTTCACCATGATGGAACTCTATATGGCCTATGCGGATTACAAAGATCTGATCGAGCTGACCGAAAGCCTGTTCCGTACGCTGGCGCAGGATGTGCTGGGCACCACGGTCGTGCCTTACGGCGAGCAGGAGTTTGATTTCG
This genomic window from Pantoea sp. Lij88 contains:
- the prfB gene encoding peptide chain release factor 2 (programmed frameshift) — protein: MFEINPVKNRIQDLSERSDVLRGYLDYDAKKERLEEVNAELEQPDVWNEPERAQALGKERSSLEAIVQTLDQMSQGLEDVQGLLELAVEAEDEETFDEAVAELDVLEGKLGELEFRRMFSGEYDSADCYIDLQAGSGGTEAQDWASMLMRMYLRWAEAKGFKTEIIEESEGEVAGIKSVTIRVSGDYAFGWLRTETGVHRLVRKSPFDSGGRRHTSFSSAFIYPEVDDDIDIDINPADLRIDVYRASGAGGQHVNRTESAVRITHIPTGTVTQCQNDRSQHKNKDQAMKQMKAKLYELEMQKKNAEKQALEDNKSDIGWGSQIRSYVLDDARIKDLRTGVETRNTQAVLDGDLDRFIEASLKAGL
- the lysS gene encoding lysine--tRNA ligase; this translates as MSEQQPQSADAAVELNNELKTRREKLSALRANGLAFPNDFRRDSLSNQLLESYGEKSNEELEALGIEVSVAGRMMTRRIMGKASFVTLQDVGGRIQLYVSRDDLAEGIYNEQFKKWDLGDILGARGKLFRTKTGELSIHCSELRLLTKALRPLPDKFHGLADQETRYRQRYLDLIANEESRNTFKIRSQIMAGIRQFMVGRDFMEVETPMMQVIPGGASARPFITHHNALDIDMYLRIAPELYLKRLVVGGFDRVFEINRNFRNEGISPRHNPEFTMMELYMAYADYKDLIELTESLFRTLAQDVLGTTVVPYGEQEFDFGKPFEKLTMREAIKKYRPETDLADLEDFDKAVAIAHSLHIKVEKSWGLGRVVTEIFEETAEAHLIQPTFITEYPAEVSPLARRNDENPEITDRFEFFIGGREIGNGFSELNDAEDQAERFLQQVNAKDAGDDEAMFYDEDYVTALEHGLPPTAGLGIGIDRMVMLFTNSHTIRDVILFPALRPGSK
- the recJ gene encoding single-stranded-DNA-specific exonuclease RecJ, with amino-acid sequence MVKQEVELRRREVTVDDALPATLPPLLKRLYLQRGVCDAAELERGAKNLLPYQSLSGIENAVELLHQALLDGRRIMVVGDFDADGATSTALTVMALRSMGGGNVQYLVPNRFEDGYGLSPEVVEQARARGAAMILTVDNGISSHAGVDFAHQHGIPVLITDHHLPGETLPAAEAIVNPNLPDCNFPSRALAGVGVAFYLMLALRAHLRTQGWFGTTRTEPNLAEMLDLVALGTVADVVPLDVNNRILVWQGLSRIRAGKCRPGIRALLEIANRDARQLAASDLGFALGPRLNAAGRLDDMSVGVALLMTDDLSQARMLASELDALNQTRKEIEQGMQSEALALCQALEREQSDLPLGLAFYHPEWHQGVVGILASRLKERFHRPVIAFAPAGDGTLKGSGRSIAGLHLRDALERLDTLNPGLMMKFGGHAMAAGLSLETARYEEFRQRFADLVGEWLDGESLQGIIWSDGALQPQEFSLQTAEMLREAGPWGQAFPEPAFDGKFKLLQQRLVGERHLKVMVEPLDGGPLIDGIAFNVDTTLWPDSSIRQVELAYKLDINEYRGNRSVQLIIDHIWPLN